In the genome of bacterium, one region contains:
- the murD gene encoding UDP-N-acetylmuramoyl-L-alanine--D-glutamate ligase, whose protein sequence is MVKAKEIAKRKATTFEFISAKFNKVTREAQFNYRVCFENLEELNFVETLIFPQERDIVIGDDDLIQTALSDLHLVLGVSYYKLYCPSDVVLKRKLTLEQASFWTKLYTEGMGEFYFRNQLDPKKFQGFKGEPGLKAKSWSVSRSARSLVGVGGGKESAVAVELMKEHAHDVTAFVLEARPSTIVDESIRVMSVPSLRVQRVLDPKLFGGLSDTYNGHVPVSAIIAFAGYFAALLYGFREVVVGNEFSSNFGNVDYKGIAVNHQWSKSQVFESAFQKYTRENISPDVEYFSLLRPFYEIRIAQMFSKYKQYFSVFSSCNRNFKIKETTEKKWCGECAKCVFVFTLLSAFLTKKELVGIFGANLYDNKKLLPIFRDLLGIGRMKPFDCVGTFTETRVAFEMSAKKYGKTPVQKALLGEFKVTGQERSEVMQMQKTELQPPYLLYGVNNILLVGYAREGVESEKFLKKHFPKIKLGIADKKFGDDYLAKQNDFDLVIKTAGMPGRLIKIPYTTATNLFFANVDRRKVIGVTGTKGKSTTATLIAWIIEQSGRPVQLLGNIGKPMLHALDKPLVENELVVLELSSYQLEDLQFSPHIAVVTNLFPEHMDYHGDVKKYYHAKKQIITTQTSDDLFVYNADDERLVGWAKKSRAKTEKFVVKLPLKDKEIPLLGEHNKRNVRTAVTVARHLGINDAVIAQAIKTFTPLKHRLQFVGEYHGIKFYDDAISTTPESTIQALETLKKVATIFLGGQDRGYDFSELRKSLKKYGVKNVVLFPDSGEKIIDSAKGFENVLKTSSMKEAVKFAYKFTKPGEICLLSCASPSYSIWKDFEEKGDLFQEEVKKQAK, encoded by the coding sequence ATGGTTAAGGCTAAGGAAATTGCAAAAAGAAAAGCGACAACGTTCGAATTTATTTCCGCAAAGTTTAACAAGGTCACAAGAGAGGCTCAATTTAACTATCGAGTTTGTTTTGAGAATTTAGAAGAACTAAATTTTGTTGAAACATTAATCTTTCCCCAGGAGCGAGATATTGTCATCGGGGATGATGATTTAATTCAGACAGCATTATCGGATTTACATCTAGTTTTGGGAGTCAGTTATTACAAACTTTATTGTCCGTCAGATGTTGTTTTGAAACGGAAACTCACGCTTGAGCAAGCTTCTTTTTGGACAAAACTATACACCGAAGGGATGGGGGAATTTTATTTTCGAAATCAGTTAGATCCAAAAAAGTTTCAAGGTTTTAAGGGGGAGCCGGGATTGAAAGCAAAGAGTTGGTCTGTTAGTAGAAGTGCCAGGAGTTTGGTTGGTGTTGGTGGCGGTAAGGAGTCGGCTGTTGCCGTAGAGCTTATGAAAGAACACGCGCATGATGTGACCGCTTTTGTCCTGGAAGCCAGACCATCCACCATCGTGGATGAATCGATTAGGGTGATGAGTGTTCCGTCATTGCGTGTTCAAAGGGTGTTAGATCCTAAATTGTTTGGGGGATTGAGCGATACATATAACGGTCATGTGCCCGTGTCGGCAATCATTGCGTTTGCCGGGTATTTTGCGGCGCTTCTGTATGGTTTTAGAGAAGTTGTTGTGGGCAATGAATTCAGTAGTAATTTTGGCAATGTTGATTATAAAGGAATCGCGGTAAATCACCAATGGAGCAAATCGCAAGTTTTTGAGAGTGCGTTTCAAAAATATACGCGAGAAAATATCTCGCCGGATGTAGAATATTTTTCTTTATTACGTCCGTTTTATGAAATCAGGATTGCGCAAATGTTTTCCAAATACAAACAATATTTTTCGGTATTTTCCAGTTGTAATCGAAATTTCAAGATAAAAGAAACAACGGAAAAGAAGTGGTGTGGCGAGTGTGCAAAATGTGTGTTTGTTTTTACGTTGCTGTCCGCATTTCTCACAAAAAAAGAATTGGTTGGAATTTTTGGCGCGAATCTTTATGACAACAAAAAATTATTGCCGATCTTTCGCGATCTGTTAGGGATTGGAAGAATGAAGCCGTTTGATTGCGTGGGAACATTTACAGAGACGCGAGTTGCTTTTGAAATGTCGGCAAAAAAATATGGTAAAACACCGGTGCAAAAAGCGTTGTTGGGAGAATTTAAGGTGACAGGTCAAGAGCGTAGTGAAGTAATGCAAATGCAAAAAACTGAACTACAACCGCCCTATTTGCTTTATGGTGTAAATAATATTCTTCTGGTTGGCTATGCGCGTGAGGGTGTGGAGTCGGAAAAATTTCTCAAAAAACATTTTCCTAAAATAAAACTCGGTATTGCCGATAAAAAATTTGGCGATGATTATTTAGCTAAACAAAATGATTTTGATTTGGTAATTAAAACCGCAGGTATGCCGGGCCGTTTGATTAAAATTCCGTATACAACGGCTACAAATTTATTTTTTGCCAACGTTGATCGCAGGAAAGTTATTGGTGTTACCGGCACAAAAGGAAAGAGTACAACAGCCACTTTAATTGCGTGGATTATTGAACAAAGTGGTCGACCGGTGCAGTTGCTGGGAAATATCGGCAAACCGATGTTGCATGCCCTCGACAAACCCTTGGTGGAAAATGAGCTGGTTGTTTTGGAATTATCCAGTTACCAACTGGAGGATCTGCAATTTTCACCGCACATTGCCGTCGTTACCAATCTTTTTCCGGAACATATGGATTATCACGGCGATGTTAAAAAATATTATCATGCTAAGAAACAAATTATTACAACGCAAACAAGCGATGATTTGTTTGTTTACAATGCGGATGATGAGCGTTTGGTCGGGTGGGCGAAAAAGAGTAGGGCAAAAACGGAGAAGTTTGTCGTCAAACTACCACTAAAAGATAAGGAGATTCCGTTGCTTGGTGAGCATAATAAAAGAAATGTGCGAACGGCGGTAACCGTGGCTCGTCATCTTGGAATTAATGATGCTGTTATCGCACAAGCAATTAAAACATTTACTCCGCTTAAGCATCGCCTACAATTCGTGGGAGAATATCATGGTATTAAGTTTTACGATGATGCTATTTCCACCACTCCGGAATCAACTATTCAGGCGTTGGAAACTTTAAAGAAAGTGGCAACAATCTTTTTGGGTGGCCAAGATCGCGGTTACGATTTTTCAGAATTGCGAAAAAGCTTAAAAAAATATGGCGTAAAAAATGTTGTGTTGTTTCCTGACAGCGGGGAAAAAATTATCGATTCCGCGAAAGGTTTTGAAAACGTCCTGAAAACCTCAAGTATGAAAGAAGCGGTTAAATTCGCATATAAATTTACCAAGCCGGGTGAAATCTGTCTGTTGTCCTGTGCGTCACCCAGTTACAGTATCTGGAAAGACTTTGAAGAAAAGGGCGATTTGTTTCAGGAGGAAGTGAAAAAACAAGCGAAGTAG
- the ligA gene encoding NAD-dependent DNA ligase LigA, with protein sequence MDKSSAKKRIIKLREEIEYHRHLYHVLDKQEISDSALDSLKHELYGLEQQFPDLITKDSPTQRVGGEPLKEFKEVQHQSQMLSLEDVFLAEELTDWEERNRKIFPQGKYNYYCELKIDGLAIELRYRDGVLFEASTRGDGKTGENVTENIKTIESIPLRIIGKAPKELTVRGEVYMNQDQFDALNKEQEKLGKPLYANPRNVAAGSIRQLDSKITASRKLHCVTYDIVDDQSFAKHHEEHLALKKYGFRTSAQTEECADLAIVAKYHARWQQKRDLLPHWIDGVVVFIDDNETFRRLGVAGKTPRGAVAFKFPAEEATTVVEDILVQVGRTGALTPVAVLRPVSVAGTTVSRATLHNEDEIHRKDVRVGDTVVIHKAGDIIPEVVRVLPKLRPNKTKEFRMPVKCPICDARVEKEKDGAISRCTNKQCSAQQLEGLIHFVSRTATDMEGVGPKLIEKLVEIGLVRDSADLYGLKKTDVVSLERFAEKSADNVIESIQGRKNLSLGRFIYALGIQHVGNVTAVALAEKFSTLTNIQKASEEELSAVDGVGDVVGKSIYEFFQSKHAGELLKKFEKNGVVVEKAVVIKRTGIFSGKTVVVTGSLGDLTRDEVWEEIRKRGGKITETVSKKTGLLIVGEEPGSKVVKAQKLGVEIMDAKEFLKKIKE encoded by the coding sequence ATGGACAAAAGCAGTGCTAAAAAACGTATAATCAAACTTCGTGAGGAAATTGAGTATCATCGTCACCTTTATCATGTTTTAGATAAGCAGGAGATTTCGGATTCTGCGTTGGATTCGCTTAAGCACGAGCTTTACGGGCTAGAACAGCAGTTTCCTGACCTAATTACAAAAGACTCTCCAACACAGCGCGTGGGCGGGGAGCCGTTGAAAGAGTTTAAAGAAGTTCAGCATCAATCCCAAATGCTTTCTTTGGAGGATGTTTTTTTGGCGGAAGAATTGACCGACTGGGAAGAACGCAATCGTAAAATTTTTCCACAAGGTAAATACAATTATTATTGCGAATTGAAAATCGACGGCTTGGCAATCGAATTACGATATCGTGACGGAGTATTGTTTGAAGCATCAACCAGAGGTGATGGAAAAACCGGTGAGAACGTTACGGAAAATATAAAGACCATCGAAAGTATTCCTTTGAGAATTATTGGTAAGGCACCCAAAGAACTAACAGTGCGTGGCGAGGTGTATATGAATCAAGACCAGTTTGACGCGCTAAACAAGGAACAGGAAAAACTTGGGAAACCGCTTTATGCTAATCCGCGTAACGTGGCGGCGGGCAGTATTCGTCAGTTGGATTCGAAAATTACCGCCAGCCGAAAATTGCATTGTGTGACATATGACATTGTTGATGATCAGTCGTTTGCAAAGCATCATGAAGAACATTTGGCATTGAAAAAATATGGTTTTCGGACAAGCGCGCAAACGGAAGAATGTGCTGATCTTGCGATCGTGGCCAAATATCACGCGAGGTGGCAACAAAAACGCGATTTATTACCGCACTGGATTGATGGGGTGGTGGTTTTCATTGATGACAATGAGACATTTCGTCGTCTGGGTGTGGCTGGAAAAACTCCACGCGGGGCAGTGGCATTTAAGTTCCCGGCCGAAGAAGCGACAACGGTTGTGGAAGATATTCTCGTTCAGGTGGGTCGCACGGGTGCTCTTACTCCTGTTGCGGTTCTACGGCCTGTTTCTGTGGCAGGAACGACGGTCAGCAGGGCAACACTACATAACGAAGATGAAATTCATCGAAAAGATGTACGCGTGGGTGATACTGTTGTGATTCACAAAGCCGGCGATATTATTCCGGAAGTGGTACGCGTTTTGCCAAAGTTGCGTCCGAACAAGACTAAGGAGTTTAGAATGCCCGTCAAGTGTCCAATTTGTGATGCTAGGGTGGAAAAAGAAAAGGATGGTGCGATTTCGCGTTGTACAAACAAACAGTGTTCCGCCCAGCAACTTGAGGGACTCATTCATTTTGTCTCGAGAACAGCAACAGACATGGAAGGTGTTGGTCCGAAATTGATTGAAAAATTGGTGGAGATTGGATTAGTGCGTGATTCTGCGGATTTGTACGGATTAAAAAAAACGGATGTGGTTAGTCTTGAACGTTTCGCGGAGAAATCAGCCGACAATGTGATTGAATCTATTCAGGGCCGGAAAAATCTTTCGCTGGGAAGATTCATTTATGCGCTTGGGATACAGCATGTAGGTAATGTTACGGCCGTAGCATTGGCGGAGAAGTTTTCAACTCTGACAAATATTCAAAAAGCGTCCGAAGAAGAATTGTCTGCCGTGGATGGCGTGGGTGACGTGGTGGGAAAAAGTATTTATGAATTTTTTCAGTCGAAGCACGCCGGGGAATTATTGAAAAAATTTGAGAAAAATGGAGTGGTGGTAGAAAAAGCAGTGGTAATAAAGAGAACAGGCATTTTTTCAGGAAAAACAGTTGTGGTAACAGGCAGTTTAGGTGATTTAACACGCGATGAAGTATGGGAAGAAATTCGCAAGCGTGGAGGAAAAATCACGGAAACAGTTTCTAAAAAAACCGGCTTATTGATAGTGGGGGAAGAACCGGGATCAAAGGTGGTAAAAGCGCAGAAGTTGGGAGTAGAGATAATGGACGCGAAAGAATTTTTGAAAAAAATAAAAGAATGA
- the gatC gene encoding Asp-tRNA(Asn)/Glu-tRNA(Gln) amidotransferase subunit GatC, whose amino-acid sequence MEEVQKETIVPHLADLARIELTAEEQVRYERDITEIIEFVGKIANVKVSSQPLTTTISGVSQVMRADQVEQSDLADSLLAQAPKTRNRLVLVPKIL is encoded by the coding sequence ATGGAAGAAGTGCAAAAAGAAACTATTGTTCCTCATTTGGCTGATTTGGCGCGTATTGAGCTCACGGCAGAAGAACAGGTTCGTTATGAACGAGATATTACCGAGATCATCGAATTTGTCGGCAAAATTGCCAATGTCAAAGTATCGTCGCAACCGTTAACAACAACAATTTCTGGTGTCAGTCAGGTGATGCGGGCGGATCAGGTGGAGCAATCTGATTTAGCAGATAGTCTTTTGGCGCAAGCGCCGAAAACGCGTAATCGGTTAGTTTTGGTTCCAAAAATTCTATAA
- the gatA gene encoding Asp-tRNA(Asn)/Glu-tRNA(Gln) amidotransferase subunit GatA has product MQSEIKNLAEKLQSGETTAVRLLDSAYKIIEEKEPKINAFISLMKEQAQRQAEEIDGRRKAGEKLSVLAGIPCAIKDMICIAETKTTAASKMLENFVPPYDAEVITRLRNNGAVFVGKTNLDEFAMGSSTEFSIVGPTHNPLDNRLVAGGSSGGSAAAVASGMVPYALGTDTGGSIREPASFCGIVGFKPTYGRISRSGVIAYASSFDQVGPLARTVEDTALVYEAIAGPDPKDSTTLPASVPSVLPTMRDGVKGLRIGVPKEFFSEGVDKEVATTVKKAIDELQEKGAIITEVSLPLTDVALAVYLILTRAEASTNLARYDGVRFGLRSDGKTMEEIYRKTRGAGFGVEVKQRIMLGTFALSSGYADKYYRQATAVRREIALEYARIFEQVDVLVGPATPEVAFPIGSKTNDPLRMYAADVLTVPVNVAGVPAIVVPCGKAHDLPVGLQIIAAQGREDLCFRVAASAEASNG; this is encoded by the coding sequence ATGCAATCGGAAATAAAAAACCTTGCGGAAAAATTGCAATCCGGTGAAACAACCGCCGTTCGATTATTGGATTCGGCTTACAAAATAATTGAAGAAAAAGAACCCAAAATCAATGCTTTTATCAGTCTTATGAAAGAACAGGCGCAAAGACAAGCGGAAGAGATTGATGGGCGGCGAAAAGCCGGTGAAAAATTATCGGTATTGGCTGGAATTCCTTGCGCGATTAAAGACATGATTTGTATTGCCGAAACAAAAACTACTGCCGCTTCAAAGATGCTGGAAAATTTTGTGCCACCCTATGACGCGGAAGTAATTACGCGTTTGCGAAATAATGGCGCTGTTTTTGTTGGAAAAACCAATTTGGATGAATTCGCGATGGGATCCTCCACTGAATTTTCGATTGTCGGACCGACGCATAATCCACTGGATAATCGTCTGGTGGCTGGTGGTAGTTCCGGTGGTAGCGCGGCGGCCGTTGCATCCGGAATGGTGCCATACGCGCTAGGAACAGATACCGGCGGGTCGATTCGCGAGCCGGCGAGTTTTTGCGGGATAGTGGGTTTTAAACCGACGTATGGCAGAATTAGTCGCTCCGGTGTGATTGCTTACGCTTCTTCTTTTGATCAAGTTGGGCCTCTGGCACGGACGGTGGAAGATACAGCCTTGGTTTATGAAGCGATTGCGGGGCCAGATCCAAAAGATTCGACGACGCTTCCGGCGTCAGTGCCGTCGGTTTTGCCGACGATGCGTGATGGCGTAAAAGGTCTGCGTATTGGTGTGCCGAAAGAGTTTTTTAGCGAAGGTGTGGATAAAGAAGTAGCCACTACTGTAAAAAAGGCAATTGATGAACTGCAAGAAAAAGGTGCAATTATTACCGAAGTTTCCTTGCCGTTAACCGATGTGGCGCTTGCCGTTTATCTTATTCTTACTCGCGCGGAGGCGTCGACAAATTTGGCACGATATGATGGAGTTCGTTTCGGATTGCGTTCCGACGGAAAAACAATGGAAGAAATTTACCGCAAAACACGGGGCGCGGGGTTTGGGGTGGAAGTGAAACAGCGTATTATGTTGGGTACGTTTGCGCTTTCTTCCGGTTATGCCGATAAGTATTACCGACAAGCGACGGCGGTGCGTAGAGAAATTGCGTTGGAATATGCCAGGATTTTTGAACAAGTTGATGTTTTGGTTGGTCCCGCGACGCCAGAGGTCGCGTTTCCAATCGGTTCGAAAACCAATGATCCATTGCGAATGTACGCGGCGGACGTTCTGACTGTTCCGGTAAACGTGGCCGGTGTGCCGGCGATTGTTGTTCCGTGTGGCAAAGCGCATGATCTGCCAGTTGGTCTGCAGATTATTGCCGCGCAAGGTAGGGAAGATTTATGTTTTCGTGTTGCCGCGTCAGCTGAAGCGTCCAATGGTTAA